Part of the Flavobacterium okayamense genome, CATTTAGATCATGAACGAAAATATGCGGATAAGTCTAAAATTTTGAATAATTTAGCAATTCGAAAATTCAATAAGAAAAATAACATTACTTGGATTAAAAACGGAATAAAAAAAGATTAAATTGAATAATAATTTAAAAATATCAGTTGTTGTAAGTACATATAATGCAGAGGAATGGCTGGAAAAAGTTTTGATTGGTTATAGTGTTCAAACGTATAAAGATTTTGAACTAATTATTGCAGATGACGGTTCTCGTGCAACAACAAAAGAATTGATTGATAGATATGCCGCAAATTATCCAGTGCCTGTAAGACATTTATGGCATGAAGATGAAGGCTATAGACGCCAAGAAATTTTAAATGTGGCTATTGTTGAAGCAGCACATGAATATATTTTAATGACTGATGGGGATTGTATTCCTAGAGCCGATTTTGTTGAAATTCATGCGCAGCAAGCAGAAAAAGGAAGGTTTTTATCGGGAGGTTATTGCAAGCTTTCAATGAAAACGAGTAAAGCAATTACAAAAGAAGATATTTTAAACCAAAATTGTTTCAATGTAAAATGGCTAAATGCTATCGATAAATTAGATTTTTCAAATACATTAAAATTAGGATCAAGTCCATTTTTAGGAAAGATTTTAGATTTGATTTCACCAACAACACCTTCATTTAATAATTGTAATTCTTCTGGTTTTAAAGAAGATATGATTGC contains:
- a CDS encoding glycosyltransferase family 2 protein translates to MNNNLKISVVVSTYNAEEWLEKVLIGYSVQTYKDFELIIADDGSRATTKELIDRYAANYPVPVRHLWHEDEGYRRQEILNVAIVEAAHEYILMTDGDCIPRADFVEIHAQQAEKGRFLSGGYCKLSMKTSKAITKEDILNQNCFNVKWLNAIDKLDFSNTLKLGSSPFLGKILDLISPTTPSFNNCNSSGFKEDMIAINGYDERMKYGGPDREFGERLENYGVKGKQIRHKAIVVHLDHPRGYKTPESLAANLAIRKEVKEKKIKWTPFGIKK